From Bacillus basilensis, a single genomic window includes:
- a CDS encoding class I SAM-dependent methyltransferase yields the protein MFSFYSTLCTELYDYTKPVGYSLNGDIEYYQERLKNCRGRILEAAVGSGRVIIPLFEAGFTVDGIDYSPEMLESCRIRCKERGLQPNLYEGSLQQFSLPYKYEAIIIPTGSFCLIENREDAINALKCFYEHLKPGGRLIVDIMLPHDWKTGEIHTSTFSLPSGDGITLENKSIEIDWLNQVTLSYLKYEKWSRGQLVQTELQRFAIRWYGVEEFRLLLESIGFSNITCFADYVYEKEPSNADQMFTFEAVRNEK from the coding sequence ATGTTTAGTTTTTATAGTACACTTTGCACGGAACTTTATGATTACACAAAGCCTGTCGGTTATTCTTTAAATGGTGATATTGAGTATTACCAAGAACGTTTAAAAAATTGTAGAGGAAGAATTCTCGAAGCAGCAGTAGGATCAGGGCGAGTCATCATCCCACTTTTTGAGGCTGGTTTTACAGTTGATGGGATTGACTATTCACCTGAAATGCTAGAATCGTGCCGTATACGATGTAAAGAGAGAGGCTTGCAACCTAATTTATATGAAGGAAGCTTACAACAATTTTCACTTCCGTATAAATATGAGGCAATTATCATTCCTACTGGATCTTTTTGTTTAATTGAAAATCGTGAGGATGCTATAAACGCATTGAAATGTTTTTATGAACACCTTAAGCCAGGCGGACGATTAATCGTAGATATTATGCTTCCGCATGACTGGAAGACGGGGGAAATTCATACATCGACTTTTTCTTTGCCGAGCGGAGATGGAATTACTTTAGAAAATAAATCAATTGAAATAGATTGGCTGAACCAAGTTACTCTATCATATTTAAAATATGAAAAATGGAGTAGAGGACAATTAGTACAAACAGAATTGCAACGCTTTGCGATACGTTGGTATGGAGTAGAAGAGTTTAGACTTCTTTTAGAAAGTATAGGTTTCTCAAACATTACGTGCTTTGCTGACTATGTTTATGAAAAAGAACCGTCAAATGCAGATCAAATGTTTACTTTTGAAGCTGTGCGTAACGAAAAATAA
- a CDS encoding Xaa-Pro dipeptidyl-peptidase: MGKKKIATLSAILSLSITSGVSSMTAYADNKETNYINENDVKLNGKVSEVLQSNTKIELENGMTKPIYSLDEAIIENLFVETEVDSDRDGKKDRVSVKVMRPKTDSNVKVPVIYEMSPYRSGLKDVPVYNVDEELYAYEGKPYGAVNLGSYGNYYVPRGYAVILGESIGTGKSDGCPTTGDEQEILGTKSVIDWVNGRAKAYTEDGKEVNANWSTGNVGMTGVSYNGTLPNAVATTGVEGLKTIIPIAAISSWYDYYRANGAVIAPGGYQGEDTDNMAEAVLTRENPEVCGQVIKELTIGQDRKTGNYNAFWDKRNYVKDAKNVKASVFVVHGLNDWNVKTKQFAQWWDALGENDVPRKMWLHQGGHGGTSTNDWQRTQNKWFDYWLYGIENGIMNEPMVDVQRENKTWDKIKNWPDPSAVPSKVRMYLSNKAVNLPLSIGSVNKVFSFVDDAKMKSNQLVANPELDVANRLVYTMPVLQKDTRISGTPKISITGNIDRSVSNLTALLVDYGGAKPEVVTRGWMDPQNLKSIENSTAIQPGKDYTFTWDMQPDDYVFKAGHQIGVVLIASDYDYTIRPKAGTKLTVKLSEVTLPIVK, encoded by the coding sequence ATGGGGAAAAAGAAAATAGCAACATTATCAGCAATATTATCTTTATCAATTACGTCAGGAGTTTCTAGCATGACTGCGTATGCAGACAATAAAGAAACAAACTACATAAATGAGAATGACGTGAAGTTAAATGGAAAAGTTTCAGAAGTGTTACAATCAAACACAAAAATTGAATTAGAAAATGGGATGACAAAACCGATTTATTCGCTTGATGAAGCAATTATTGAAAATTTATTTGTAGAAACAGAAGTTGATAGTGATCGAGATGGAAAAAAGGATCGAGTATCGGTAAAAGTTATGCGTCCAAAAACAGATTCGAATGTGAAAGTTCCCGTTATTTATGAAATGAGTCCATATCGATCAGGCTTAAAAGATGTTCCTGTATATAATGTAGATGAAGAATTGTATGCGTATGAAGGGAAACCGTATGGAGCTGTTAATCTTGGTTCATACGGAAATTATTATGTGCCAAGAGGCTATGCAGTCATTTTAGGTGAAAGTATTGGGACTGGGAAATCAGATGGATGTCCGACGACTGGGGATGAGCAAGAAATACTAGGGACGAAATCTGTTATTGATTGGGTGAACGGGCGTGCGAAGGCATATACAGAAGATGGGAAAGAAGTAAATGCTAACTGGTCTACTGGAAATGTAGGTATGACAGGAGTTTCTTATAATGGTACGTTACCAAATGCAGTTGCGACGACAGGCGTTGAAGGGTTAAAAACGATTATTCCAATTGCAGCGATTAGTAGTTGGTATGATTATTATCGTGCAAACGGTGCAGTCATTGCGCCAGGTGGATACCAAGGAGAAGATACAGATAATATGGCAGAAGCAGTATTAACAAGGGAAAATCCTGAAGTTTGTGGACAAGTAATAAAAGAGCTAACAATTGGACAGGACCGAAAAACTGGTAATTATAATGCTTTTTGGGATAAACGTAATTATGTAAAAGATGCTAAAAACGTAAAAGCGAGTGTATTTGTTGTTCATGGTTTAAATGATTGGAATGTAAAGACGAAGCAGTTTGCGCAATGGTGGGATGCGCTTGGAGAGAATGATGTCCCTCGTAAAATGTGGTTACATCAAGGTGGACATGGTGGAACATCAACGAATGACTGGCAAAGAACACAAAATAAATGGTTCGATTATTGGTTGTATGGAATTGAAAATGGCATTATGAATGAACCGATGGTCGATGTACAACGTGAAAATAAAACTTGGGATAAAATAAAAAATTGGCCGGATCCATCAGCTGTGCCGTCAAAAGTTCGTATGTATTTAAGTAATAAAGCAGTTAATTTACCATTAAGTATAGGTTCTGTTAATAAGGTGTTTTCATTCGTAGATGATGCAAAAATGAAATCAAACCAATTAGTAGCAAACCCAGAATTAGATGTAGCAAATCGATTAGTGTATACAATGCCTGTACTGCAAAAAGATACGCGTATAAGCGGAACACCAAAGATTTCAATTACAGGAAATATTGATCGGTCTGTATCAAATTTAACTGCTCTACTTGTTGATTATGGAGGAGCGAAGCCAGAGGTCGTAACGAGAGGGTGGATGGATCCACAAAACTTAAAGAGTATAGAAAATTCAACAGCGATTCAACCAGGCAAAGATTATACATTTACATGGGACATGCAGCCAGATGATTATGTATTTAAAGCGGGGCATCAAATTGGGGTCGTTTTAATTGCTAGTGATTATGATTATACAATTAGACCGAAAGCGGGCACGAAGCTGACAGTGAAATTAAGTGAAGTGACATTGCCCATTGTAAAATAA
- a CDS encoding cell wall metabolism sensor histidine kinase WalK, with protein sequence MNKLGKKLFLSISLTVILIFTISLLLINYLLPKYNIYKTRESLEGITAQIQSIPSEQLDEAITSIENKGNVTIAYTSINNSEDQINDELRMQLTRKRVALNKLWITKEEIIKVKNFGQSNKIYDQEKMKSSFFVKYIAKNDMLILVGVSIAHSNEVIKTLNSFYLYILGITIFLIIVLVWVLSKTITRPLKELSDVAEDISRLKFERAKVKTNDEIGDLATSINIMSDKLHEAHEDLTDRNEHLKRFMGDVTHELKTPIALVKAYSMGIKDGLDDGTYIDTIIKQSDHISNLIEELLRFSKLERDVLQKEEFSIKSLVQSILDKHKIELESKEIDLQVNYNVDDAVVYADVNKMRMVFQNLISNAIKYTANQNIKITLEDQNENVYFQIQNGMNAEHMKDIDKIWEPFYVLESSRSKDHSGTGLGLAIVKSILERHGFDYGVSTIEDEIRFYIHMKND encoded by the coding sequence GTGAATAAACTTGGAAAAAAGCTATTTCTCAGTATTTCGTTAACTGTGATTCTTATTTTTACGATTTCTTTATTATTAATTAACTACCTTTTACCGAAATATAATATTTACAAAACACGAGAAAGCTTAGAAGGGATTACAGCACAAATACAGTCTATACCGAGCGAACAATTGGATGAAGCAATTACGAGCATTGAAAATAAAGGGAATGTTACGATTGCGTATACATCAATTAACAATTCGGAAGATCAAATTAATGATGAGTTACGTATGCAACTTACAAGGAAAAGAGTTGCCCTTAATAAACTTTGGATTACAAAAGAGGAAATAATAAAAGTAAAGAACTTCGGGCAATCGAATAAAATATATGATCAAGAGAAGATGAAATCTAGTTTTTTTGTGAAATACATTGCGAAAAATGATATGCTGATTTTAGTAGGGGTTTCGATCGCACATTCAAATGAAGTGATAAAAACATTAAACTCATTTTATTTATACATATTAGGTATTACGATTTTTCTTATTATCGTACTTGTATGGGTACTTTCAAAAACAATCACCAGACCATTGAAAGAATTAAGTGATGTTGCAGAAGATATTTCACGTTTAAAATTTGAACGAGCGAAAGTGAAAACAAATGATGAAATAGGAGACTTAGCTACTAGTATTAATATTATGAGTGATAAACTACATGAGGCACATGAAGATTTAACAGATCGAAATGAACATTTAAAACGATTTATGGGTGATGTGACGCATGAATTAAAAACACCAATCGCGTTAGTGAAAGCATATTCTATGGGAATAAAAGATGGTCTAGATGATGGTACATACATAGATACAATCATTAAACAATCGGATCACATATCAAACCTAATTGAAGAGTTATTACGATTTTCTAAACTAGAAAGAGATGTGTTACAAAAAGAAGAATTCTCTATTAAATCACTAGTTCAAAGTATATTAGATAAGCATAAAATTGAACTGGAGTCGAAGGAAATCGATTTGCAAGTGAACTATAATGTTGACGATGCAGTTGTTTATGCTGATGTAAATAAAATGAGAATGGTGTTTCAAAATTTAATTTCTAATGCGATAAAATATACAGCAAATCAAAATATAAAAATTACTTTAGAAGATCAAAATGAAAATGTATATTTTCAAATTCAAAATGGTATGAATGCTGAACATATGAAAGATATCGATAAAATTTGGGAACCTTTTTACGTCTTAGAATCTTCTCGTAGTAAAGACCATTCAGGTACAGGATTAGGCTTAGCGATTGTGAAAAGTATTTTAGAAAGACATGGTTTTGACTATGGCGTATCTACTATAGAGGACGAAATACGGTTTTATATTCATATGAAGAATGACTAA
- a CDS encoding response regulator transcription factor — translation MRVLIADDEQDMLRILKAYFEKEGFEVFLAKDGEEALQIFYDEKIDLAILDWMMPKHSGITVCQEIKKNSSVKVLMLTAKSESEDELAALQGGADEYVKKPFHPGVLIARAKKLIQHDDVIQVQDLKIDFTKNKVYKNDKELDITKTELELIKCFLNHKGMILTRKKLLDIVWGFDYFGEERTVDTHVRRLRKKVGENIIKTHRGLGYSLEEQSE, via the coding sequence ATGAGAGTATTAATCGCAGATGATGAACAGGATATGTTAAGGATTTTAAAAGCTTATTTTGAGAAAGAAGGCTTCGAAGTTTTCTTAGCGAAAGATGGAGAGGAAGCACTTCAAATATTTTATGATGAAAAAATTGATTTAGCTATTTTAGATTGGATGATGCCGAAACATAGTGGTATTACTGTCTGTCAGGAAATAAAGAAGAACTCAAGTGTAAAAGTATTAATGCTTACGGCGAAAAGTGAAAGCGAAGATGAATTAGCAGCGCTTCAAGGCGGGGCAGATGAGTACGTAAAAAAACCATTTCATCCAGGTGTACTCATTGCTCGAGCGAAAAAGCTTATACAGCACGATGATGTCATTCAAGTTCAAGATTTGAAAATAGATTTCACTAAAAATAAAGTTTATAAAAATGACAAAGAATTAGATATTACAAAAACAGAGCTAGAATTAATAAAATGTTTTTTAAATCATAAAGGGATGATTTTAACTCGTAAAAAATTGTTAGATATCGTATGGGGATTTGACTATTTTGGAGAAGAGCGAACTGTTGATACACATGTAAGAAGATTACGTAAAAAAGTAGGAGAAAATATTATAAAGACGCACCGCGGGCTAGGATATAGTTTGGAGGAGCAGAGTGAATAA
- a CDS encoding DinB family protein: protein MGENKIINDFNEYSIWINTLKGMKEELWVAPISEGKWTIGEIISHIMNWDDYLLRETLSSVRDGKGMEFPDFDTYNKLASSYAKSGISKMKLLEEAKAKRELLVKELRLLSAENLKKPLTANGVSHCPHTGTPYSLIYIIKEFVDHDNHHKRQVIHFLNENAVAN, encoded by the coding sequence ATGGGAGAAAATAAAATTATTAATGATTTCAATGAATATTCAATTTGGATAAATACATTGAAAGGTATGAAAGAGGAATTGTGGGTGGCACCAATATCAGAGGGGAAATGGACTATTGGCGAAATCATATCTCATATTATGAACTGGGATGACTATCTATTACGTGAGACATTATCATCAGTGAGAGATGGAAAGGGAATGGAGTTCCCTGATTTTGATACATATAATAAACTAGCATCTAGTTATGCCAAATCCGGTATATCTAAGATGAAACTTCTTGAAGAAGCAAAAGCTAAAAGAGAGTTACTCGTAAAAGAACTTAGATTACTGTCTGCTGAAAATCTAAAGAAACCTTTAACTGCCAATGGAGTATCACATTGTCCTCATACTGGAACGCCGTATTCTCTTATATATATTATTAAAGAATTTGTAGATCATGATAACCATCATAAAAGACAGGTTATTCATTTTTTAAATGAAAATGCAGTTGCTAACTGA
- a CDS encoding GNAT family N-acetyltransferase, producing MKDIHIQQIEDLMIYEHDYLVEESKEEGFNFLIRLISEYENKINTFNKTGECLYGIFQGKKLIGIGGLNEGPYTENNKISRLRRFYIAKEYRRKGLGRLLLVRVISDAKKYFNIVVLNTDTVQGDKFYTSIGFVKGTKYMGASHYLNLYKRM from the coding sequence TTGAAAGACATACATATTCAACAAATTGAAGATTTAATGATATACGAACACGATTATCTCGTTGAAGAAAGTAAAGAAGAAGGATTTAATTTCTTAATAAGACTAATAAGTGAGTATGAAAATAAAATAAACACATTTAACAAAACTGGTGAATGTTTATATGGCATTTTTCAAGGAAAAAAGTTGATTGGAATAGGAGGGCTGAATGAGGGTCCATATACAGAAAACAATAAGATTAGCCGATTAAGGAGATTTTATATTGCAAAAGAATACCGCCGGAAAGGATTAGGGAGGTTATTATTAGTGAGAGTTATAAGCGATGCGAAAAAATATTTTAATATTGTTGTTTTAAATACAGATACAGTACAGGGTGACAAATTTTATACTTCGATTGGATTTGTGAAAGGGACAAAATATATGGGAGCGAGCCATTATTTGAACTTATATAAAAGGATGTAG
- a CDS encoding carboxylesterase, whose translation MLKDNVKISNIPTVLWGDKSEKIFIAVHGNMSNKEDAVIQKLAEEANQKGYQVLSFDLPEHGERTNDNTPCKVQVCVSELSIIMNYAKEHWKQVSVFACSIGAYFSLLAYQNDVIEKALFLSPVVNMERIIENMMKWFNVTSELLQKEMIIETPIGQKLYWDYLCYVKENPISTWNTDTYIMYGAKDELCEFETINYFTKKHRCELEVVETGEHYFHTEEQLKIFELWLHKYLD comes from the coding sequence ATGCTTAAAGATAATGTTAAAATTAGTAATATTCCTACGGTTTTATGGGGAGATAAAAGTGAAAAAATTTTTATTGCAGTACATGGAAATATGTCAAATAAGGAAGATGCAGTTATTCAAAAATTAGCTGAAGAAGCTAATCAAAAAGGTTATCAAGTATTAAGTTTTGATTTACCTGAGCATGGAGAAAGAACAAATGATAATACACCTTGCAAAGTACAGGTTTGTGTTAGTGAATTATCTATAATTATGAATTACGCAAAAGAACATTGGAAACAAGTAAGTGTGTTTGCATGTAGTATCGGAGCTTATTTTAGCCTTTTAGCCTATCAAAATGATGTGATAGAAAAGGCATTATTTTTATCACCAGTAGTTAATATGGAACGAATTATCGAAAATATGATGAAATGGTTTAATGTAACCTCAGAACTTTTGCAAAAAGAAATGATTATAGAGACACCGATTGGTCAAAAGTTATATTGGGATTATTTATGCTATGTAAAAGAGAATCCTATTAGTACATGGAATACAGATACATATATTATGTATGGAGCTAAGGATGAACTGTGTGAATTTGAAACTATAAACTATTTTACAAAAAAACATCGTTGTGAATTAGAGGTCGTGGAGACAGGTGAACATTATTTTCATACTGAAGAACAGTTAAAGATATTTGAACTGTGGTTACATAAATATTTAGATTAA
- a CDS encoding phosphotransferase, translated as MIEPLSNEKAKMILQELQVECESLFEFKIQKVIPIHRGWLNLKWKLETDVGNFVLKQYNKERYKLYDPLKLLQALQQQQRLHNNGVSCPKLLTYKNNVMHISKSDERFIVLEHKEGNLVSPGKVNEKEIHSLGQTIGHMHKLLNDGNLIEGEIPKFVPPTKEERLTHWEEKRREAEKLGKEHILPYIKLQQEATQLVNVDQFYNSKKGWVHRDLWVDNFLFHNDKVSAILDFDRMDYDYFELDIGRAVISCALDEGILNKDLVALFLAGYRSVIDFSIGSIVRAIQMLWYMESTWWIQANMDQHSVPPSRFADEMNWIAENYGALNNILADL; from the coding sequence ATGATAGAGCCGTTATCTAATGAAAAAGCTAAAATGATATTACAAGAGCTGCAAGTAGAGTGCGAATCTTTATTTGAATTTAAAATTCAAAAAGTAATTCCTATTCATCGTGGTTGGTTAAACTTGAAGTGGAAACTCGAAACGGATGTAGGGAACTTTGTATTAAAGCAATATAATAAAGAACGATATAAGTTATATGACCCATTGAAGTTATTGCAAGCATTACAACAACAGCAAAGATTACATAATAATGGTGTAAGTTGTCCAAAGTTGTTAACTTATAAAAATAATGTAATGCATATATCAAAGAGTGATGAAAGATTTATAGTATTAGAACATAAAGAAGGTAATCTAGTCTCACCGGGAAAGGTGAATGAAAAGGAAATCCACTCTCTTGGTCAGACGATAGGTCATATGCACAAATTGTTAAATGACGGCAATTTAATAGAAGGAGAAATCCCTAAATTTGTTCCGCCTACTAAAGAGGAAAGGTTAACACATTGGGAAGAGAAAAGGAGAGAAGCAGAGAAGCTAGGAAAAGAGCACATTCTTCCCTATATAAAATTACAACAAGAGGCAACACAATTGGTAAATGTAGATCAATTTTATAATAGTAAAAAGGGATGGGTACACCGTGATCTATGGGTAGATAATTTCTTATTTCATAACGATAAGGTCTCGGCGATTCTTGATTTTGATCGTATGGATTATGATTATTTTGAGTTAGACATTGGGCGTGCGGTTATATCGTGTGCATTAGATGAAGGAATATTAAATAAGGATCTTGTTGCATTATTTTTAGCGGGGTACCGCAGTGTAATAGACTTTTCGATAGGGAGTATTGTTCGGGCAATACAAATGCTTTGGTATATGGAGAGTACATGGTGGATTCAGGCCAATATGGATCAGCATAGTGTACCACCTTCACGTTTTGCGGATGAAATGAATTGGATAGCTGAAAATTACGGTGCATTAAATAATATATTGGCAGACTTATAA
- a CDS encoding WecB/TagA/CpsF family glycosyltransferase — protein sequence MNHQLIKGIPFSTLEYAKAISLLKGWLHEQQEKPRFVVTANPEIVMSAKENTDKSKQFKKMLLSADLITADGIGVIIGSKILKGNLKERVTGADITHDLINYCNDNEYRVFLFGAAPESNKKALEKLNEQFPGAKFKGQHGFVNGEEIEEVIMKIKQFKPHLLLVGLGSPKQEEFIYENIQTLNIPLSIGIGGMIDIISGTIKRAPKIMRDTGTEWLYRLLSQPKRLKRQLVLPKFLLSVMVERMKGTPS from the coding sequence GTGAATCACCAACTTATAAAGGGAATACCTTTTTCAACTTTAGAATATGCAAAAGCTATAAGCTTATTAAAAGGTTGGCTACATGAACAACAAGAGAAACCAAGGTTTGTAGTAACTGCAAATCCTGAAATTGTTATGTCTGCAAAGGAAAATACGGATAAATCAAAACAGTTTAAAAAGATGTTACTATCTGCGGATTTAATAACAGCAGATGGGATTGGCGTTATAATTGGCTCGAAAATATTAAAAGGAAATTTGAAAGAACGTGTTACTGGGGCAGATATCACTCACGATTTAATAAATTATTGTAACGACAATGAATATCGTGTCTTTCTTTTTGGAGCTGCGCCAGAAAGTAATAAAAAAGCATTAGAAAAATTAAATGAGCAGTTCCCAGGAGCAAAGTTTAAAGGACAGCATGGATTTGTAAATGGTGAAGAAATAGAGGAAGTAATAATGAAAATTAAGCAATTCAAACCGCATTTATTGTTAGTAGGACTAGGTTCACCAAAACAAGAAGAATTTATCTATGAAAACATACAAACATTAAACATTCCGCTATCTATAGGTATCGGAGGCATGATTGATATAATATCTGGTACTATAAAAAGAGCACCGAAAATAATGAGGGATACTGGAACTGAATGGCTGTATAGGTTACTTTCACAGCCAAAAAGATTAAAGAGACAACTTGTACTTCCGAAATTTTTATTGTCGGTTATGGTAGAGAGGATGAAAGGAACGCCAAGTTAA
- a CDS encoding M3 family metallopeptidase, giving the protein MYEIARWELDSLYSNEDILSPILELKEQFFVTKDIGILSKLIQAIEKAEYYLYCRSAEESVVSDITRLTVKVKELKSEVQQVILQSEVEITNNTRLLKDELHAWENMYIQLRNRIEIEHNNKQLSFGQANHIAMNSDNEKERLEVFESLTCALHKGKEIFATVLNQIGRLRNTKSNELEDREILAGSLHTNGISETVILQMWNAAEENLDKLVSALNVYKKGRASITWHELMTVKENNEAIIPFSVAVQNIYDALKNIDKELAEFARNAIESGWIDAEPRENKPPGGFCAPFFSEKESRISMRYDGSIDSVRVLAHELGHAWHFYNMSFEQSSSFLDDYLPMSTAESASIFFETTLINYLIQTTDSIDMKKSLLSWKIRNCFNYVMAIRASFEFEKNFYEKCKESPLSADEIEKLSIAAQEKAYGNALSEYQPFVWMKYVQFYIADVPFYNYPYTFGYLVSFSLLKIAQESKSTFHLKYKEFLRETGKFPVEELMKKHFEIDIMSYEFWDKAFRQISKDIDVYLQLM; this is encoded by the coding sequence ATGTATGAAATTGCTAGGTGGGAGTTAGATTCATTGTATTCGAATGAGGATATCCTATCTCCAATATTGGAGTTGAAAGAACAATTTTTTGTAACAAAAGATATAGGGATTCTTTCAAAACTTATACAAGCTATTGAAAAAGCAGAATACTATTTGTACTGTCGATCGGCTGAAGAAAGTGTTGTATCGGATATTACTAGATTGACTGTGAAAGTAAAGGAATTAAAAAGTGAAGTGCAGCAAGTAATACTACAAAGTGAAGTGGAAATTACCAATAATACTAGGTTACTAAAAGATGAACTTCATGCGTGGGAAAACATGTACATACAATTAAGGAATAGGATAGAAATAGAGCACAATAATAAGCAATTATCATTTGGACAAGCAAATCATATTGCAATGAATAGTGATAATGAAAAGGAAAGACTAGAAGTATTCGAGTCATTAACATGTGCTTTACATAAGGGAAAAGAAATTTTTGCTACTGTATTAAATCAAATAGGAAGATTGCGTAATACAAAGAGTAATGAATTAGAAGATAGAGAGATTTTAGCAGGGTCGCTTCATACGAATGGTATTTCAGAAACTGTAATATTGCAAATGTGGAATGCGGCAGAAGAAAATCTAGATAAATTAGTTAGTGCTTTAAATGTGTATAAGAAAGGTAGAGCTTCGATTACATGGCATGAACTTATGACAGTAAAGGAAAATAATGAGGCTATTATTCCTTTTTCAGTAGCAGTACAAAACATATACGATGCATTAAAAAATATAGATAAAGAATTAGCAGAATTTGCACGTAATGCGATAGAAAGTGGTTGGATAGATGCGGAACCGAGAGAGAATAAACCACCAGGTGGATTTTGTGCTCCTTTTTTTAGTGAGAAAGAATCACGAATCTCTATGCGTTATGACGGCAGTATCGATAGTGTAAGAGTACTTGCTCATGAACTAGGACACGCTTGGCATTTTTATAATATGAGTTTTGAACAATCCTCTTCTTTTTTAGATGATTATTTGCCAATGAGTACAGCAGAATCAGCGTCTATTTTCTTTGAAACTACGCTTATAAATTATCTAATTCAAACTACAGATAGTATAGATATGAAAAAGTCATTGTTAAGTTGGAAAATAAGAAACTGTTTTAATTATGTAATGGCAATTCGAGCATCGTTTGAATTTGAGAAGAACTTTTATGAAAAATGTAAAGAAAGTCCTTTAAGTGCTGATGAAATCGAGAAATTATCTATAGCAGCGCAAGAAAAAGCATACGGGAATGCATTATCAGAATATCAGCCGTTTGTTTGGATGAAATATGTTCAGTTTTATATAGCAGATGTTCCTTTTTATAATTATCCATACACATTTGGCTATTTAGTTAGTTTTAGTTTATTAAAAATAGCTCAAGAAAGTAAAAGTACTTTTCACTTGAAATATAAAGAGTTTTTACGAGAAACAGGAAAATTTCCAGTAGAAGAACTTATGAAAAAACATTTTGAAATAGATATAATGAGCTATGAATTTTGGGATAAAGCTTTTAGACAAATTTCTAAAGATATTGATGTATATTTGCAACTTATGTAA
- a CDS encoding DegV family protein encodes MGVKIITDSAADLPVELLQAYDIDLIPLRVYDEAETEYLDGVTLESVTLLQKMREGAVYRTSLPSLETFQEKFVSYAKEGNPCIYLAFSSELSGTYQSSVLIKEEVKETYADLDLEIIDTKCASLGQGLVVLEAAKMAKDGASKEDILKRIDFLMNHMEHIFTVADLQYLVRGGRLSKVAGFIGGLLNIKPILNVEEGKLVPLEKVRGKKKVLSRIVDIMEERGKDLKGQTIGMTHGDDLETAEALKALITERFGCEVFIVNTIGAAIGAHTGPGVITLFFLNEVE; translated from the coding sequence ATGGGTGTTAAAATCATTACGGATAGTGCGGCGGATTTACCGGTAGAATTGCTGCAAGCATATGATATTGATTTAATTCCACTCCGTGTTTATGATGAAGCAGAAACAGAGTATTTAGATGGAGTAACATTAGAGTCAGTTACATTATTGCAAAAAATGAGAGAAGGCGCTGTTTATAGAACGTCATTGCCTTCACTTGAAACTTTCCAAGAAAAATTTGTTTCTTATGCAAAAGAAGGTAATCCTTGTATATATTTAGCTTTTTCATCTGAACTGTCTGGTACATATCAATCATCAGTTCTCATTAAAGAAGAAGTAAAAGAAACATATGCCGACTTAGATTTAGAAATTATCGATACGAAATGTGCTTCGCTTGGTCAAGGGCTTGTCGTTTTAGAAGCTGCTAAAATGGCAAAAGACGGCGCATCAAAAGAAGATATTTTAAAGCGTATTGATTTTCTAATGAATCATATGGAACATATCTTCACTGTAGCTGACTTACAGTACTTAGTGAGAGGTGGACGTTTAAGTAAAGTAGCAGGTTTTATCGGTGGTTTATTAAACATTAAGCCGATTTTGAACGTGGAAGAAGGAAAACTTGTCCCACTTGAAAAAGTACGAGGGAAAAAGAAAGTATTAAGCCGTATTGTTGATATTATGGAAGAGCGCGGAAAAGACCTTAAAGGTCAAACAATCGGTATGACTCACGGTGACGATTTAGAAACAGCTGAAGCATTAAAAGCATTAATTACGGAAAGATTTGGCTGTGAAGTATTTATCGTAAATACAATTGGTGCAGCAATCGGCGCACATACAGGTCCTGGCGTTATAACATTATTTTTCTTAAATGAAGTAGAGTAA